In a genomic window of Thalassophryne amazonica chromosome 12, fThaAma1.1, whole genome shotgun sequence:
- the LOC117522467 gene encoding GATA-binding factor 6-A-like, protein MDLGEHSWSMVKREASSSPGSPADHTYLSGDSRRDGSASDELRTPAPPSDLDALGHRRSLHSYVHFGHHNATLTASEDMPLFTDLDQGGKLVLSGSAHKAGLLVDPTDMYQTLAIAAAQSQTGYDSSSGGYMHSNPNSPVYVPTSRVSPMITSLSYLQASGSAQPSHGVSSHSVWSQSTPESPSYSTGSPHTSSRFHYPPSPPMNNGTPRDSGYSNTLNMSSRDQYGLSRPLSGTYPSPYSPYVAPQLSQLPSPWSGGAFENTMLHTLQSRGAPLIRGPNGVPDFLDDMGESRECVNCGSMSTPLWRRDGTGHFLCNACGLYSKMNGLSRPLIKPHKRTSTSRRIGLSCANCQTSTTTLWRRNAEGEPVCNACGLYTKLHGVPRPLAMKKEGIQTRKRKPKTLNKTKGSSGNSSAVSMTPTSTCSSNSEDCSKTSSPSAQVSGVSSSVLSSPTEGTGSGSAVKYSGQDGLYGLSQPSDVASVRGEPWCPMALA, encoded by the exons ATGGACCTGGGCGAACACAGCTGGTCCATGGTCAAGCGAGAAGCATCCAGCAGCCCCGGCTCACCGGCTGATCACACCTACCTGTCCGGTGACAGCAGGAGGGACGGGTCCGCCTCCGATGAGCTGAGGACACCGGCGCCTCCGAGCGACCTTGACGCACTGGGGCACCGTAGATCGCTACACTCCTACGTGCACTTCGGACACCATAACGCCACCCTGACCGCCTCCGAGGACATGCCGCTGTTCACGGATTTAGACCAGGGCGGCAAACTGGTCCTCTCCGGCAGCGCGCACAAGGCAGGCCTGCTGGTGGACCCGACCGACATGTACCAAACCCTGGCCATTGCCGCGGCGCAGAGCCAAACTGGATATGATTCCTCCTCCGGGGGTTACATGCACTCCAACCCCAACTCCCCCGTGTACGTGCCCACCTCCCGCGTGAGCCCCATGATAACCAGCCTCTCATACCTGCAAGCCAGCGGTTCTGCGCAGCCGAGCCACGGCGTCTCCAGCCATTCGGTGTGGTCGCAGTCGACCCCGGAGAGCCCGTCCTACAGCACCGGGAGCCCGCACACCTCCAGCCGCTTCCACTACCCCCCGAGCCCGCCTATGAACAACGGGACTCCGCGGGACAGCGGCTACAGCAACACGCTGAACATGAGCAGCCGAGACCAGTACGGCCTGTCCCGGCCTCTGAGCGGGACCTACCCGAGTCCCTACTCCCCGTACGTGGCTCCGCAGCTGTCCCAGCTGCCCTCTCCGTGGAGCGGCGGGGCTTTTGAGAACACGATGCTGCACACGCTGCAGAGCAGAGGAGCGCCGCTGATCCGAGGACCAAACGGAG TTCCAGATTTTCTCGACGATATGGGAGAGAGCAGAGAGTGCGTAAACTGCGGCTCCATGTCCACGCCGCTGTGGAGGCGCGACGGCACCGGACACTTTCTGTGCAACGCCTGCGGCCTGTACAGCAAAATGAACGGGCTGAGCAGACCGCTGATTAAACCTCATAAACGGACG TCGACGTCCAGGAGAATCGGCCTGTCGTGCGCAAACTGTCAAACCAGCACAACCACCCTGTGGCGCAGGAACGCGGAGGGGGAGCCGGTGTGTAACGCGTGTGGACTCTACACAAAATTACACGGG GTGCCTCGACCTCTGGCCATGAAGAAAGAAGGTATCCAGACCAGAAAAAGAAAACCGAAAACTTTGAATAAAACAAAAGGCTCCTCTG GAAACAGCAGCGCTGTGTCTATGACCCCAACGTCCACATGTTCATCCAATTCAGAGGATTGctccaaaaccagctctccgtctgcACAAGTGTCAGGG GTCAGTTCCTCTGTGCTGTCCAGTCCGACAGAGGGAACAGGCTCCGGCTCAGCCGTGAAGTACTCAGGACAGGACGGCCTATACGGTCTGTCGCAGCCATCAGACGTGGCTTCAGTGCGGGGTGAACCGTGGTGCCCCATGGCCCTGGCTTGA